A window of Amycolatopsis australiensis contains these coding sequences:
- a CDS encoding choline/carnitine O-acyltransferase, which yields MIVSSPEWSTRTFGNEDRLPRVPVPTLEDSGRRFLEWCAPLLTPDELAETEAAVAEFVAGPGPELQAVLEEYDRSPGVRSWLDTFWPYRYLGRRDRIALNANFFFLFQDSPLGQVERAADLTASAVDYKLRLDDERVPPVFLRGAPQSMVQHKFLFSATRIPGEVLDTARTPYREGWEGPSRERHIVVFRRGTPFRMDVIAADGRPYSPAQLAEGLRAILKDDRVTDVSAGHFTTKARAEWAASRAALLEAGNAAALETIETALFCLCLDDFTPSSALEAGDQLLYGDNRWYDKAVSLVVFEDGTAGINVEHCELDGTTILGFTDALLSGSREERETASGVPGFERVEFTLTDTLREDAQAAGAAFKAYADATATQTVSFDFGADRAKELGMSPDAFAQMAYQLAHRRAKGLTGATYESIATRQFQNGRTEAMRVVTPEVVRFADVMTDPAASREEKREAFRAAAAKHVARAKECQAGDAPEQHLWELQLIGKRRGDTGTPSLYTSPGWLKMRDDYLSTSSAPSVNIRYFGFGSTSPQCIGVAYVLLPDRWNIYLSTPKHVAAEMYRFAGELAKAVTELQELLAR from the coding sequence ATGATCGTGAGCAGTCCGGAATGGTCCACCCGCACCTTCGGCAACGAGGACCGCCTCCCCCGCGTCCCCGTCCCCACGCTCGAGGACAGCGGCCGCCGCTTCCTCGAGTGGTGCGCTCCGCTGCTGACGCCGGACGAGCTGGCGGAGACCGAAGCCGCGGTGGCGGAGTTCGTGGCGGGTCCCGGGCCGGAACTGCAGGCCGTGCTCGAGGAGTACGACCGCTCGCCGGGCGTGCGCAGCTGGCTCGACACCTTCTGGCCGTACCGCTACCTCGGCCGCCGCGACCGGATCGCGCTCAACGCCAACTTCTTCTTCCTGTTCCAGGACTCCCCGCTCGGCCAGGTGGAGCGTGCGGCCGATTTGACCGCGTCCGCCGTGGACTACAAGCTGCGGCTCGACGACGAGCGGGTGCCGCCGGTGTTCCTGCGCGGCGCGCCGCAGTCGATGGTGCAGCACAAGTTCCTGTTCTCGGCCACGCGGATCCCGGGCGAGGTGCTGGACACCGCGCGCACGCCGTACCGCGAAGGCTGGGAAGGCCCGTCGCGGGAACGGCACATCGTCGTGTTCCGCCGGGGCACGCCGTTCCGGATGGACGTCATCGCCGCCGATGGCCGCCCGTACTCGCCGGCGCAGCTGGCCGAAGGACTGCGCGCGATCCTCAAGGACGACCGCGTCACCGACGTCTCCGCCGGGCACTTCACGACGAAGGCCCGCGCGGAATGGGCGGCTTCGCGGGCGGCGCTGCTCGAAGCGGGCAACGCCGCCGCGCTCGAGACCATCGAAACGGCGCTGTTCTGCCTGTGCCTGGACGACTTCACGCCGTCGAGCGCCCTGGAGGCCGGTGACCAGCTGCTGTACGGCGACAACCGCTGGTACGACAAGGCCGTGTCGCTGGTCGTGTTCGAGGACGGCACCGCGGGGATCAACGTCGAGCACTGCGAGCTCGACGGGACCACGATCCTCGGCTTCACGGACGCGCTGCTCAGCGGCTCGCGCGAAGAGCGCGAGACGGCTTCGGGGGTGCCGGGTTTCGAGCGCGTCGAGTTCACGCTGACCGACACGCTCCGCGAAGACGCCCAAGCAGCCGGAGCCGCCTTCAAGGCGTACGCGGACGCGACCGCGACGCAGACCGTGTCGTTCGACTTCGGCGCCGACCGGGCGAAGGAGCTGGGCATGTCCCCGGACGCCTTCGCGCAGATGGCGTACCAGCTCGCGCACCGCCGGGCGAAGGGCCTGACCGGCGCGACGTACGAATCGATCGCCACTCGGCAGTTCCAGAACGGCCGCACGGAGGCCATGCGCGTCGTCACGCCCGAGGTAGTGCGCTTCGCCGACGTGATGACCGACCCGGCTGCTTCGCGCGAGGAAAAGCGCGAAGCGTTCCGCGCGGCCGCCGCGAAGCACGTCGCCCGCGCGAAGGAGTGCCAGGCCGGTGACGCGCCGGAGCAGCACCTGTGGGAGCTGCAGCTGATCGGGAAACGGCGGGGCGACACCGGAACGCCGTCGCTGTACACGTCACCCGGCTGGCTGAAGATGCGGGACGACTACCTGAGCACCAGCTCGGCGCCGTCGGTCAACATCCGGTACTTCGGCTTCGGCTCCACGAGCCCGCAGTGCATCGGCGTCGCGTACGTGCTGCTGCCGGACCGCTGGAACATCTACCTCAGCACGCCCAAGCACGTCGCCGCGGAGATGTACCGCTTCGCCGGCGAGCTGGCGAAGGCCGTCACCGAACTGCAGGAGCTGCTGGCTCGGTGA
- a CDS encoding HalD/BesD family halogenase, protein MSTSVAPLEMVDTDRYPLTDPDSAAWRAAVERTRADLADAGCSVLADFVRPELREVLRAECAALEPFAHAEIERVNAYNIALDTPLPEDHPGRTVMERGNAFVARDRVPASAIISRLYTSPLFQRFVADCFGLPRLHELADPLSGLTLNVIAPGRSHPWHFDTNEYTVSMLTQAAEAGGTFEYCPGIRSAADENFPAVRAVLAGDTRPVRQLTLRPGDLQLFKGRFALHRVNTVAGTIARHSAIFAYSERPGVVGSAERTRQLFGRVLPVHLAERTVRGDELLD, encoded by the coding sequence ATGAGCACCTCCGTAGCGCCACTGGAAATGGTCGACACCGACCGCTACCCGCTCACCGATCCGGACAGCGCCGCGTGGCGGGCGGCCGTCGAGCGCACCCGCGCGGACCTCGCCGACGCCGGCTGCAGTGTGCTCGCCGACTTCGTCCGTCCCGAGCTGCGTGAAGTCCTGCGGGCCGAGTGCGCCGCCCTCGAGCCGTTCGCCCACGCCGAGATCGAACGGGTCAACGCCTACAACATCGCCCTGGACACCCCGCTGCCCGAAGACCACCCGGGCCGGACGGTCATGGAACGCGGCAACGCCTTCGTCGCCCGCGACCGCGTCCCGGCTTCGGCCATCATCAGCCGGCTCTACACGAGCCCGCTGTTCCAGCGGTTCGTCGCCGACTGCTTCGGCCTGCCGCGGCTGCACGAGCTCGCCGACCCGCTGTCCGGGCTGACCCTCAACGTCATCGCGCCCGGCCGCTCGCACCCGTGGCACTTCGACACCAACGAGTACACCGTCAGCATGCTGACCCAGGCCGCGGAAGCCGGCGGGACCTTCGAGTACTGCCCCGGCATCCGGTCCGCCGCGGACGAGAACTTCCCGGCCGTCCGGGCCGTGCTCGCCGGCGACACGCGGCCGGTCCGGCAGCTGACCCTGCGGCCCGGTGACCTTCAGCTGTTCAAAGGCCGCTTCGCCCTGCATCGGGTCAATACCGTGGCCGGAACGATCGCCCGGCACTCGGCGATCTTCGCCTACAGCGAGCGTCCCGGGGTCGTCGGCAGCGCGGAGCGGACGCGGCAGCTGTTCGGCCGCGTCCTGCCCGTCCACCTCGCGGAGCGCACCGTGCGCGGCGACGAGCTGCTCGACTGA
- a CDS encoding alpha/beta fold hydrolase, with the protein MTLAHDDRGPQHGRPVLLVHGHPFDRSMWRPQAERLAGQGYRVITPDLRGYGASPTTDVKTGLDVFAQDLVDLADELRLGRFVLGGLSMGGQIVMQLVADHPGRAEALLLADTFPGLDTPAARQARLDTADRVTTEGMARYAEELLPKMISPETRRTRPDVEAHVRRMMRDAPKEGAAAALRGRAERPDYTAGLAKIDVPTLVVVGSEDEFTPVADARLIHELIPGSTLAVIEGAGHLPNLERETEFDEALSTFLNSSGATP; encoded by the coding sequence ATGACACTCGCCCACGACGACCGCGGCCCGCAGCACGGGCGGCCGGTCCTGCTCGTCCACGGCCACCCCTTCGACCGTTCGATGTGGCGTCCCCAGGCCGAGCGGCTCGCCGGGCAGGGCTACCGGGTGATCACCCCGGACCTGCGCGGCTACGGCGCTTCGCCCACCACCGACGTCAAGACCGGCCTCGACGTCTTCGCGCAGGACCTCGTCGACCTCGCCGACGAGCTGCGCCTCGGCCGCTTCGTGCTCGGTGGCCTGTCCATGGGCGGCCAGATCGTCATGCAGCTGGTCGCCGACCACCCCGGCCGGGCCGAAGCCCTGCTCCTGGCCGACACCTTCCCCGGCCTCGACACCCCGGCGGCCAGGCAGGCGCGCCTCGACACCGCCGACCGCGTCACCACCGAAGGCATGGCGCGGTACGCCGAGGAGCTGCTGCCCAAGATGATCTCGCCGGAGACGCGCCGGACCAGGCCGGACGTCGAGGCGCACGTGAGACGCATGATGCGGGATGCCCCGAAAGAGGGAGCGGCAGCAGCACTGCGGGGACGCGCGGAGCGTCCCGACTACACCGCGGGGCTGGCGAAGATCGACGTCCCCACGCTGGTGGTCGTCGGCAGTGAGGACGAGTTCACCCCGGTCGCCGACGCGCGGCTGATCCACGAGCTCATCCCGGGTTCCACCCTGGCGGTGATCGAGGGCGCGGGTCACCTGCCTAACCTGGAGCGCGAAACGGAGTTCGACGAGGCACTCAGCACCTTCCTGAACAGCAGCGGAGCCACGCCATGA
- a CDS encoding IS1634 family transposase yields MAAVVGKKIGGRTYYYLAESGRVDGKPRVVTQRYLGTAEEIARAVPGGEPASVSYRTYGAVAAVWATLTRLDFVRRVDDVVGPQRAKPGLGLTLAIAVLHRATAPATPIGEWWESCAIADVVRPRVSTADGFWRALERLTPERVARIEDAVAAAVLETLDDHAALAVDVPQFAVFAPADCTLPSACREVLAGVGLRVTRDGAIPLASRLYRRDEAPTFASLTSGLGPATLVFHAGQAAQLDLGSRSGFVGSLPLTDHPELLTQPASARKRVDPERFAGLTALDTHAVVDGVRRRVILTHSATLHAAQSRAFADELATATRELDGLAEALAAGTHRGDRAQVHAEIGRVTRGRRIERVLTAVLSGTRPGEIRLERKVDAAALARLDEEFFGKQVLVTDRDWPIGDVVTAYRARTHLESTFRWLTGPAVTGPTPRWEWTRQRIAAHGLVSVLAATVTHLMRREADRAGTNLSVRELLDQLAGIGELVLRYPSTGGRPRTKRLLTELDPEQQALASLFQLSR; encoded by the coding sequence GTGGCAGCTGTGGTCGGCAAGAAGATCGGCGGGCGGACGTACTACTACCTGGCGGAGTCCGGCCGGGTCGACGGCAAGCCACGGGTGGTGACCCAGCGTTACCTTGGCACGGCCGAGGAGATCGCCCGCGCCGTCCCGGGCGGCGAACCGGCATCGGTGTCGTATCGGACATACGGTGCCGTCGCCGCCGTGTGGGCGACGCTGACCCGGCTGGACTTCGTCCGGCGCGTCGACGACGTCGTCGGCCCGCAGCGCGCGAAACCCGGCCTCGGCCTGACCCTCGCGATCGCCGTGCTGCACCGGGCGACCGCGCCGGCGACGCCGATCGGCGAGTGGTGGGAATCCTGTGCCATCGCGGACGTCGTGCGCCCCCGGGTGTCCACAGCAGACGGATTCTGGCGGGCCCTCGAACGGCTCACGCCGGAGCGCGTCGCCCGCATCGAGGACGCGGTCGCTGCTGCCGTGCTGGAGACGCTCGACGACCACGCGGCGCTCGCCGTCGACGTCCCGCAGTTCGCCGTGTTCGCGCCCGCGGACTGCACCCTGCCCTCGGCCTGCCGGGAGGTGCTGGCCGGCGTCGGCCTGCGCGTGACCCGCGACGGCGCCATCCCGCTGGCCTCGCGGCTGTACCGGCGCGACGAGGCCCCGACGTTCGCTTCGCTGACGTCCGGGCTGGGCCCGGCGACGCTCGTCTTCCACGCCGGCCAGGCCGCCCAGCTGGACCTCGGCTCGCGCAGCGGCTTCGTCGGCTCACTGCCGCTGACCGACCATCCCGAGCTGCTGACCCAGCCGGCGTCCGCCCGCAAGCGCGTCGATCCCGAACGCTTCGCCGGCCTCACGGCGCTGGACACGCACGCGGTCGTCGACGGCGTCCGGCGGCGGGTGATCCTCACGCACTCGGCGACGCTGCACGCGGCGCAGTCGCGCGCGTTCGCCGACGAGCTGGCCACCGCGACCCGCGAGCTCGACGGCCTGGCCGAGGCACTGGCCGCGGGCACCCACCGCGGCGACCGTGCCCAGGTGCACGCCGAGATCGGCCGGGTCACCCGCGGCCGGCGCATCGAGCGAGTGCTCACCGCCGTGCTGAGCGGGACCCGGCCCGGCGAGATCCGCCTGGAACGGAAGGTCGACGCCGCCGCGCTGGCCCGGCTGGACGAGGAGTTCTTCGGCAAGCAGGTGCTGGTCACCGACCGGGACTGGCCGATCGGGGACGTCGTGACGGCCTACCGGGCGCGCACCCACCTGGAGTCGACGTTCCGCTGGCTGACCGGGCCCGCCGTCACCGGGCCGACGCCGCGCTGGGAGTGGACGCGGCAGCGGATCGCCGCGCACGGCCTGGTCTCGGTGCTCGCGGCGACCGTCACCCACCTCATGCGGCGCGAGGCCGACCGGGCGGGCACGAACCTCTCGGTGCGGGAGCTGCTGGACCAGCTCGCGGGCATCGGCGAGCTGGTGCTGCGCTACCCGTCCACCGGCGGGCGGCCGCGCACCAAGCGCCTGCTGACCGAGCTGGACCCGGAACAGCAGGCGCTCGCCTCGCTGTTTCAGCTCTCGCGGTAG
- a CDS encoding bifunctional FO biosynthesis protein CofGH produces MGPEPDASTPTASAMRRALARARDGKTLDVAEATVLLHARGEDLGKLSEYASRIRDAGLAEAGRAGVITYSRKVFIPLTRLCRDRCGYCTFVTVPGRLESPFLSPDEVLDIARKGAEMGCKEALFTLGDRPEDRWKAAREWLDAHGYDDTLSYVRAMAIRVLEETGLLPHLNPGVLTWQDFQRLKPVAPSMGMMLETTATRLWSEKGGPHYGSPDKDPAVRLRVLEDAGRSSVPFTTGVLIGIGETFEERADALFEIRKVAKTYGGIQEVIVQNFRAKPDTKMRATPDADLEELAANIAVARLVLGPKMRIQAPPNLIGNQYDLMIRAGIDDWGGVSPLTPDHVNPERAWPQIDELARRTEKAGFQLKERLTIYPEYVKAGEPWLDPRITRHVAALVDAKTGMAREGAMPVGIPWQEPDGGWQESGRTDLHTEIDTTGRTEDRRSDFDSVYGDWKEIGDRIKTGPQRFDTDILEALRSAEKNPAGLSDDAALALLHADGKELDAFTRIADDLRRETVGDDITFVVTRNINFTNVCYTGCRFCAFAQRRTDADAYTLSLEQVGDRVDEAWAAGATEICMQGGIHPDLPGTAYFDLAAEVKRRQPGIHLHSYSPMEVVNGASRTNLSLRDWLIKAKESGVDSLPGTAAEILDDDVRWVLTKGKLPTSEWIKVVTTAHEVGLPTTSTMMYGHVDTPAHWVAHLKLLARLQREGLEKHGRRGFTEFVLLPFIHQSAPIYLAGLARPGTTLRENRAVHALARLLLHGMIDNIQSSWVKLGEEGSRAVLQGGVNDIGGTLMEETISRMAGASNGSYKTISDMRAMVEPLGRPLVQRTTDYGRPSAERLAAAAASDGVATQVRKPLLPLLTP; encoded by the coding sequence ATGGGACCCGAACCCGACGCCAGCACCCCGACCGCCTCCGCGATGCGCCGCGCGCTCGCCCGGGCGCGTGACGGGAAGACACTGGACGTAGCCGAAGCGACCGTCCTGCTGCACGCCCGCGGCGAAGACCTGGGGAAGCTTTCCGAATACGCCTCGCGCATCCGCGACGCGGGCCTGGCCGAAGCCGGCCGCGCGGGCGTCATCACCTATAGCCGCAAGGTGTTCATCCCGCTGACCCGGCTGTGCCGCGACCGCTGCGGCTACTGCACGTTCGTCACCGTGCCGGGCCGGCTCGAATCGCCGTTCCTGTCCCCGGACGAAGTCCTGGATATCGCCCGCAAGGGTGCCGAGATGGGCTGCAAGGAGGCCCTCTTCACGCTCGGCGACCGGCCGGAGGACCGCTGGAAGGCCGCCCGCGAGTGGCTGGACGCGCACGGCTACGACGACACGCTGTCCTACGTGCGCGCGATGGCGATCCGCGTGCTGGAGGAGACCGGCCTGCTGCCGCACCTCAACCCGGGCGTGCTGACCTGGCAGGACTTCCAGCGGCTCAAGCCGGTCGCGCCGTCGATGGGCATGATGCTGGAGACCACGGCGACCCGCCTGTGGAGCGAGAAGGGCGGGCCGCACTACGGCTCGCCGGACAAGGACCCCGCGGTCCGGCTGCGGGTGCTCGAAGACGCCGGGCGCAGCAGCGTCCCGTTCACCACCGGCGTCCTCATCGGGATCGGCGAGACGTTCGAGGAGCGCGCGGACGCGCTGTTCGAGATCCGCAAGGTCGCCAAGACCTACGGCGGCATCCAGGAAGTGATCGTGCAGAACTTCCGGGCCAAGCCGGACACCAAGATGCGCGCGACGCCGGACGCCGACCTCGAAGAGCTGGCCGCGAACATCGCCGTCGCGCGGCTGGTGCTCGGCCCGAAGATGCGCATCCAGGCGCCGCCGAACCTCATCGGCAACCAGTACGACCTGATGATCCGCGCCGGCATCGACGACTGGGGTGGCGTTTCGCCGCTGACCCCGGACCACGTCAACCCGGAACGCGCGTGGCCGCAGATCGACGAGCTGGCCCGCCGCACCGAGAAGGCCGGGTTCCAGCTCAAGGAGCGGCTGACGATCTACCCGGAGTACGTCAAGGCCGGCGAGCCGTGGCTGGACCCGCGGATCACGCGGCACGTCGCGGCCCTCGTCGACGCGAAGACCGGGATGGCCCGCGAAGGCGCCATGCCGGTCGGCATCCCGTGGCAGGAGCCGGACGGCGGCTGGCAGGAGTCCGGGCGCACCGACCTGCACACCGAGATCGACACCACGGGCCGCACCGAGGACCGCCGCAGCGACTTCGACTCCGTCTACGGCGACTGGAAGGAGATCGGCGACCGGATCAAGACCGGGCCGCAGCGGTTCGACACCGACATCCTGGAAGCGTTGCGCAGTGCGGAAAAGAACCCGGCCGGGCTCTCCGACGACGCCGCGCTGGCGCTGCTGCACGCCGACGGCAAGGAGCTGGACGCGTTCACCCGGATCGCCGACGACCTGCGCCGCGAGACCGTCGGCGACGACATCACGTTCGTCGTCACGCGGAACATCAACTTCACCAACGTCTGCTACACGGGTTGCCGCTTCTGCGCCTTCGCTCAGCGTCGCACCGACGCCGACGCGTACACGCTCTCGCTGGAGCAGGTCGGCGACCGCGTCGACGAGGCGTGGGCCGCGGGCGCGACCGAGATCTGCATGCAGGGCGGCATCCACCCGGACCTGCCCGGCACCGCGTACTTCGACCTGGCGGCCGAGGTCAAGCGCCGTCAGCCGGGGATCCACCTGCATTCCTACAGCCCGATGGAGGTCGTGAACGGCGCTTCGCGGACCAACCTGTCGCTGCGCGACTGGCTGATCAAGGCGAAGGAGTCGGGCGTGGACTCGCTGCCGGGCACGGCGGCGGAGATCCTCGACGACGACGTCCGCTGGGTCCTCACGAAGGGCAAGCTGCCGACGTCGGAGTGGATCAAGGTTGTCACGACGGCGCACGAGGTCGGGCTGCCGACGACGTCGACGATGATGTACGGCCACGTCGACACGCCGGCGCACTGGGTCGCGCACCTGAAGCTGCTCGCGCGGCTGCAGCGCGAAGGCCTGGAGAAGCACGGCCGGCGCGGGTTCACCGAGTTCGTGCTGCTGCCGTTCATCCACCAGAGCGCGCCGATCTACCTGGCCGGGCTCGCCCGCCCGGGCACGACGCTGCGCGAGAACCGCGCGGTGCACGCGCTGGCGCGGCTGCTGCTGCACGGCATGATCGACAACATCCAGAGCTCGTGGGTGAAGCTCGGCGAAGAAGGCAGCCGCGCGGTGCTGCAGGGCGGGGTCAACGACATCGGCGGGACGCTGATGGAGGAGACGATCAGCCGGATGGCGGGCGCGTCGAACGGGTCGTACAAGACGATCAGCGACATGCGCGCGATGGTCGAGCCGCTGGGCCGCCCGCTGGTCCAGCGCACGACGGACTACGGACGGCCGTCGGCGGAACGGCTCGCCGCGGCGGCCGCTTCGGACGGCGTCGCGACGCAGGTGCGCAAACCGCTCCTGCCGCTGCTCACGCCGTGA
- a CDS encoding SDR family oxidoreductase has protein sequence MTQQQTVFVTGASAGFGDAIARRFVAEGARVIAVARSADKLGKLAGELGGAVLPVKLDVSDPDAVKRTVAGLPEDWKTVDVLVNNAGLAKGLEPAHQADLGDWDQMIATNVRGLAHVTRALLPGMVERGRGHVINIGSIAGTYPYPGGNVYGATKAFVHQFSLNLRSDLHGTGVRVTNIEPGMVGGTDFSKVRFDGDAAKADKVYEGTTPLTAEDVAESVYWAASQPKHVNINVIELMPVVQSFSALQIYRES, from the coding sequence ATGACCCAGCAGCAGACCGTGTTCGTGACCGGCGCCAGCGCCGGCTTCGGTGACGCCATCGCGCGCCGGTTCGTCGCCGAGGGCGCGCGGGTGATCGCCGTCGCGCGCAGCGCGGACAAGCTCGGGAAACTGGCCGGCGAGCTGGGCGGCGCCGTGCTCCCGGTCAAGCTCGACGTCAGCGACCCCGACGCGGTGAAGCGCACCGTCGCGGGCCTCCCCGAGGACTGGAAGACAGTGGACGTCCTCGTCAACAACGCCGGCCTGGCCAAGGGCCTCGAGCCCGCGCACCAGGCCGACCTCGGCGACTGGGACCAGATGATCGCGACCAACGTCCGCGGCCTCGCGCACGTCACGCGCGCGCTGCTGCCGGGCATGGTCGAGCGCGGCCGCGGCCACGTGATCAACATCGGCTCGATCGCCGGCACCTACCCCTACCCCGGCGGCAACGTCTACGGCGCGACCAAGGCGTTCGTCCACCAGTTCAGCCTCAACCTGCGCAGCGACCTGCACGGCACCGGCGTCCGGGTGACGAACATCGAGCCCGGCATGGTCGGCGGCACCGACTTCTCCAAGGTCCGCTTCGACGGCGACGCGGCCAAGGCGGACAAGGTCTACGAAGGCACCACCCCGCTGACCGCGGAGGACGTCGCCGAGTCCGTCTACTGGGCGGCGAGCCAGCCGAAGCACGTCAACATCAACGTCATCGAGCTGATGCCGGTGGTGCAGAGCTTCTCGGCCCTCCAGATCTACCGCGAGAGCTGA
- a CDS encoding class I SAM-dependent methyltransferase — MPFDSTGKISFDHIYTAPDPRPFFGTLRRVDYGIPQLAKPYFTKLIREHPAERPTVLDVGCSYGVNAALQRCDATMDDLYAHYTAADVRALNHTQLVEADRARVTGTGGARFYGLDASAPALEYALSAGFLDEAIHADLERDDPDSTQRKLLDDVDLVISTGCVGYVTEKTLATVARGARPWMAHFVLRMFSYEPIAESLAELGYDTVSVPGVFPQRQFASGEEQAQILDTLEAAGVDPTGLESGGWLYARLYVSRPAGLPELELPDAEG; from the coding sequence GTGCCTTTCGACTCGACCGGCAAGATCTCGTTCGACCACATCTACACCGCACCGGACCCGCGCCCGTTCTTCGGCACGCTGCGCCGGGTGGACTACGGCATTCCCCAGCTGGCGAAGCCGTACTTCACGAAGCTGATCCGCGAGCACCCGGCCGAGCGCCCGACCGTGCTCGACGTCGGCTGCTCCTACGGCGTCAACGCGGCTTTGCAGCGGTGCGACGCGACGATGGACGACCTCTACGCGCACTACACGGCAGCCGACGTGCGCGCGCTGAACCACACGCAGCTGGTCGAGGCCGACCGGGCGCGCGTCACCGGTACCGGCGGCGCGCGGTTCTACGGTCTCGACGCGTCCGCGCCGGCGCTGGAGTACGCGCTGTCGGCCGGGTTCCTCGACGAGGCCATCCACGCCGACCTCGAACGCGACGACCCGGACAGCACCCAGCGCAAGCTCCTCGACGACGTCGACCTCGTGATCTCGACCGGCTGCGTCGGGTACGTCACCGAGAAGACCCTCGCCACGGTCGCGCGCGGCGCACGGCCGTGGATGGCCCACTTCGTGCTGCGGATGTTCTCCTACGAGCCCATCGCCGAGAGCCTGGCCGAGCTGGGCTACGACACAGTGAGCGTGCCGGGTGTGTTCCCGCAGCGGCAGTTCGCTTCCGGCGAAGAGCAGGCGCAGATCCTGGACACGCTGGAAGCCGCCGGTGTCGACCCCACCGGGCTGGAGTCCGGCGGATGGCTCTACGCCCGGCTGTATGTTTCCCGTCCTGCAGGCTTGCCCGAACTCGAACTCCCCGACGCAGAAGGATGA